From Salvia splendens isolate huo1 chromosome 3, SspV2, whole genome shotgun sequence, a single genomic window includes:
- the LOC121797283 gene encoding ORM1-like protein 2, which produces MMAKLYVQMAPPADLNRNTEWFTYPGVWTTYILILFFSWLVVLSVTNCTPGMAWTIVNVCHFLVTYHFFHWKKGTPFGDDQGIYNGLTWWEQIDNGKQLTRNRKFLTVVPVVLYLIASHTTDYQYPMLLFNTLAVLVLVVAKFPNMHKVRIFGINGDL; this is translated from the exons ATGATGGCTAAACTCTACGTGCAGATGGCGCCGCCGGCGGATCTGAACCGGAACACCGAGTGGTTCACCTATCCTGGCGTATGGACTACCTACATATTGATTCTCTTCTTCTCGTGGCTTGTCGTTCTCTCCGTCACCAATTGCACCCCCGGCATGGCATGGACGATCGTCAATGTCTGCCATTTCCTC GTAACTTACCACTTCTTCCACTGGAAAAAAGGGACCCCTTTTGGTGATGATCAGGGAATCTATAATGGCTTGACATGGTGGGAGCAAATTGACAATGGAAAGCAGCTCACTCGCAATAGAAAGTTCCTCACAGTTGTTCCAGTGGTTCT CTACTTGATAGCCTCTCACACAACGGATTACCAGTACCCAATGCTGCTCTTCAACACATTGGCAGTACTTGTGTTGGTTGTTGCTAAGTTCCCTAACATGCACAAGGTCCGAATCTTCGGAATCAATGGGGATCTGTGA